One genomic segment of Egibacteraceae bacterium includes these proteins:
- a CDS encoding DNA-directed RNA polymerase subunit beta, translating into MPTPRVSDGARQRAHGRVSFAKIKEPMPVEDLDLIAIQRGSFHWLRDGGLAEVFEEISPIEDFTGQMALSFSEHRFEEPKHSEEECKEKDMTYAAPLFVTAEFVNRTTGEIKSQTVFMGDFPMMTSGGTFIINGTERVVVSQLVRSPGVYFDKSIDKSVGRDVFGCKVIPSRGAWLEFEVDKRGFAGVRVDRKRRQHLTVLYRALRGIVYDAASGEYVLADRETLETPIPDQEVLDFFDGAEVIARTLEKDGFANPSDALQDIYRKLRPGEPPTAESAGGLLINLFFNNKRYDLAKVGRYKVNKKLGEELVWLGLRTPEEAKPLSAEGIPARLVQAAERAGNQAAVALSPVEARAPSFASILTKEDVLATMSYLVQLAKDIDGYDTDDIDHFGNRRLRSVGELIQNQVRIGLSRMERVVRERMTTQDVEAITPQTLINIRPVVAAIKEFFGASQLSQFMDQTNPLSGLTHKRRLSALGPGGLSRER; encoded by the coding sequence TTGCCGACGCCTCGTGTGAGCGATGGCGCGCGTCAGCGCGCCCACGGCCGTGTGTCCTTCGCCAAGATCAAGGAGCCGATGCCGGTCGAGGACCTCGACCTCATCGCCATCCAGCGCGGCTCCTTCCACTGGCTGCGCGACGGCGGGCTCGCCGAGGTCTTCGAGGAGATCTCCCCGATCGAGGACTTCACCGGCCAGATGGCGCTGTCGTTCTCCGAGCACCGCTTCGAGGAGCCCAAGCACTCCGAGGAGGAGTGCAAAGAGAAGGACATGACGTACGCCGCGCCGCTGTTCGTAACGGCGGAGTTCGTGAACCGCACGACCGGCGAGATCAAGTCCCAGACGGTCTTCATGGGCGACTTCCCGATGATGACCAGCGGGGGCACCTTCATCATCAACGGCACCGAGCGCGTCGTCGTCTCGCAGCTCGTGCGGTCCCCCGGCGTGTACTTCGACAAGTCGATCGACAAGTCCGTCGGGCGCGACGTCTTCGGCTGCAAGGTCATCCCGTCCCGGGGCGCCTGGCTGGAGTTCGAGGTCGACAAGCGCGGGTTCGCGGGCGTGCGCGTCGACCGCAAGCGTCGTCAGCACCTCACCGTGCTCTACCGAGCGCTGCGGGGGATCGTCTACGACGCCGCGAGCGGCGAGTACGTGCTCGCCGACCGCGAGACGCTCGAGACGCCGATCCCCGACCAGGAGGTGCTCGACTTCTTCGACGGCGCGGAGGTCATCGCGCGCACGCTCGAGAAGGACGGCTTCGCCAACCCGAGCGACGCGTTGCAGGACATCTACCGCAAGCTGCGTCCCGGCGAGCCGCCGACCGCCGAGAGCGCGGGTGGCCTGCTCATAAACCTGTTCTTCAACAACAAGCGCTACGACCTCGCGAAGGTCGGCCGCTACAAGGTGAACAAGAAGCTCGGCGAGGAGCTCGTGTGGCTCGGTCTTCGGACGCCCGAGGAGGCCAAGCCGTTGTCCGCCGAGGGCATCCCCGCGCGTCTCGTCCAGGCGGCCGAGCGCGCCGGCAACCAGGCGGCCGTCGCCCTGTCGCCGGTCGAGGCCCGGGCCCCGTCGTTCGCGTCGATCCTCACCAAGGAGGACGTCCTCGCCACGATGTCCTACCTCGTCCAGCTGGCAAAGGACATCGACGGGTACGACACCGACGACATCGACCACTTCGGCAACCGCCGCCTGCGCAGCGTCGGCGAGCTCATCCAGAACCAGGTCCGCATCGGGCTGTCACGCATGGAGCGGGTCGTCCGCGAGCGCATGACGACGCAGGACGTCGAGGCGATCACCCCCCAGACCCTCATCAACATCCGCCCCGTCGTGGCGGCCATCAAGGAGTTCTTCGGCGCAAGCCAGCTCTCCCAGTTCATGGACCAGACCAACCCGCTGTCGGGACTCACGCACAAGCGGCGCCTGTCCGCGCTCGGACCGGGCGGCCTGTCCCGCGAGCGCG
- the rplL gene encoding 50S ribosomal protein L7/L12 produces MANLSTDELLDAFKGMTLLELSEFVKAFEEEFDVTAAAPVAVAAPGAAAGGDAAPAEEEQTAFDVVLTSAGEKKIQVIKEVRALTSLGLKEAKDLVDGAPKPVLEGVDRETADKARDAIEAAGGSVEVK; encoded by the coding sequence ATGGCGAACCTCAGCACCGACGAGCTGCTCGACGCGTTCAAGGGCATGACCCTCCTCGAGCTCAGCGAGTTCGTGAAGGCGTTCGAGGAGGAGTTCGACGTCACCGCCGCGGCTCCGGTCGCCGTGGCCGCCCCCGGCGCCGCCGCCGGCGGCGACGCCGCTCCCGCCGAGGAGGAGCAGACGGCGTTCGACGTCGTCCTCACCTCCGCCGGCGAGAAGAAGATCCAGGTCATCAAGGAGGTCCGTGCTCTCACGAGCCTCGGCCTGAAGGAGGCCAAGGACCTCGTCGACGGCGCGCCGAAGCCCGTGCTCGAGGGCGTGGACCGGGAGACCGCCGACAAGGCGAGGGACGCCATCGAGGCCGCCGGCGGCAGCGTCGAGGTCAAGTAG
- the rplJ gene encoding 50S ribosomal protein L10, with protein sequence MARPEKVAVVTEVRDRLSGANAAVLTEYRGLTVGELAQLRAELRKNEAEYKVVKNTLTRIAARDAGIDIPDELLTGPTAVTFCTGDPVAAAKALRAFSREHPALVVKGGILDGRLLDAEETLRLADLESREQLLARLAGMFEAVVAQPARLAQASLSKAARLFAALADKKSGGATDGQSPDGEAVGE encoded by the coding sequence ATGGCAAGACCCGAGAAGGTCGCGGTGGTGACCGAGGTCCGGGACCGCCTGAGCGGCGCGAACGCGGCGGTCCTGACCGAGTACCGGGGACTGACCGTGGGCGAGCTCGCGCAGCTGCGTGCGGAGCTGCGCAAGAACGAGGCCGAGTACAAGGTCGTCAAGAACACCCTCACGCGTATCGCCGCCCGCGACGCGGGCATCGACATCCCCGACGAGTTGCTCACCGGTCCGACCGCGGTGACCTTCTGCACCGGGGACCCCGTCGCGGCAGCGAAGGCACTGCGTGCGTTCTCCCGCGAGCATCCCGCCCTCGTCGTGAAGGGCGGCATCCTCGACGGCCGCCTGCTCGACGCCGAGGAGACGCTGCGCCTGGCGGACCTCGAGTCCCGCGAGCAGCTCCTCGCGCGCCTCGCGGGCATGTTCGAGGCGGTCGTCGCTCAGCCTGCTCGCCTCGCGCAGGCAAGCCTCAGCAAGGCCGCACGGCTCTTCGCGGCGCTCGCCGACAAGAAGTCCGGGGGCGCGACGGACGGGCAGTCCCCGGACGGCGAAGCGGTCGGCGAGTAA
- the rplA gene encoding 50S ribosomal protein L1 produces the protein MARRGKRYQVASEKVDPDRLYTPAAALRLVKETTTVSYDPTVDLAFRLGVDPRKADQMVRGSVALPHGTGKTARVAVFAEGAKAAEAEEAGADIVGSAEVTALIEAGNLDFDAVIATPDQMGKVGRFGKVLGPRGLMPNPKTGTVTMDVAKAVAEIKAGRVDYRTDRQANVHLVIGKASFTPRQLVENYAAVIDELLRQRPAAAKGRYLRRIHVSTSQGPSIRIDPTRTRELWEEEELAAS, from the coding sequence ATGGCCCGTCGCGGCAAGCGCTACCAGGTCGCGTCCGAGAAGGTCGATCCCGACCGCCTCTACACACCCGCCGCCGCGTTGCGGCTCGTCAAGGAGACGACGACGGTCTCCTACGACCCCACCGTCGACCTCGCCTTCCGGCTCGGCGTGGACCCCCGCAAGGCCGACCAGATGGTCCGTGGCTCCGTGGCGCTGCCCCACGGCACCGGCAAGACCGCCCGCGTCGCGGTCTTCGCCGAGGGCGCCAAAGCGGCGGAGGCCGAGGAGGCCGGAGCCGACATCGTCGGTTCCGCCGAGGTGACGGCGCTGATCGAGGCGGGCAACCTCGACTTCGACGCGGTCATCGCCACGCCCGACCAGATGGGCAAGGTCGGCCGCTTCGGCAAGGTGCTCGGCCCCCGTGGTCTCATGCCGAACCCGAAGACGGGGACGGTCACGATGGACGTCGCGAAGGCCGTCGCCGAGATCAAGGCCGGCCGCGTCGACTACCGCACCGACCGCCAGGCCAACGTCCACCTCGTCATCGGCAAGGCCTCGTTCACCCCCCGCCAGCTCGTCGAGAACTACGCCGCGGTGATCGACGAGCTCCTGCGCCAGCGCCCGGCCGCCGCCAAGGGCCGGTACTTGCGCAGGATCCACGTGTCGACCTCGCAGGGGCCGTCCATCCGCATCGACCCGACCCGGACGCGGGAGCTGTGGGAGGAAGAGGAGCTCGCCGCCTCGTGA
- the rplK gene encoding 50S ribosomal protein L11, which translates to MAKKVMALIKLQIPAGQATPAPPVGPALGQHGVNIMEFCKAYNERTQPQIGDVVPVEITVYEDRSFTFVTKTPPAAKLLLKAAKLDKGSGEPNRNKVGTISRDAVREIAERKMDDLNAVDIEGATKIIEGTARSMGLVVQ; encoded by the coding sequence ATGGCCAAGAAGGTCATGGCGCTCATCAAGCTGCAGATCCCGGCGGGTCAGGCGACGCCGGCGCCGCCGGTGGGCCCGGCGCTCGGTCAGCACGGCGTCAACATCATGGAGTTCTGCAAGGCCTACAACGAGCGGACGCAGCCTCAGATCGGCGACGTCGTCCCCGTGGAGATCACCGTCTACGAGGACCGCTCGTTCACGTTCGTGACGAAGACGCCGCCCGCGGCGAAGCTGCTGCTGAAGGCTGCGAAGCTCGACAAGGGCTCGGGTGAGCCCAACCGCAACAAGGTCGGCACGATCTCCCGCGACGCGGTCCGCGAGATCGCCGAGCGCAAGATGGACGACCTCAACGCCGTCGACATCGAGGGCGCGACGAAGATCATCGAGGGCACCGCCCGATCCATGGGTCTCGTCGTCCAGTAG
- the nusG gene encoding transcription termination/antitermination protein NusG — translation MPGDFYVVHTYAGYEAKVKANLENRIQSMNMEDRIFDVIIPTEEAVEIKGGKKQSVQRKVFPGYVLVRMELDDDSWYVVRNTPAVTGFVGPPGARPVPLSLSEVEAILAEPDEAEKVTPTVEFEENENVRVTQGPFADFTGTISEINADQSKLKVLVSIFGRETPVELGFDQVAKL, via the coding sequence CTGCCCGGGGACTTCTACGTCGTGCACACCTACGCCGGCTACGAGGCGAAGGTGAAGGCGAACCTCGAGAACCGCATCCAGTCGATGAACATGGAAGACCGGATCTTCGACGTCATCATCCCCACCGAGGAGGCCGTCGAGATCAAGGGCGGCAAGAAGCAGTCGGTCCAGCGCAAGGTCTTCCCGGGCTACGTCCTCGTGCGCATGGAGCTCGACGACGACTCCTGGTACGTCGTGCGCAACACCCCCGCGGTGACCGGTTTCGTCGGCCCTCCCGGCGCGCGCCCCGTGCCGCTGTCGCTGTCGGAGGTCGAGGCGATCCTCGCCGAGCCCGACGAGGCGGAGAAGGTCACGCCGACGGTCGAGTTCGAGGAGAACGAGAACGTCCGCGTGACCCAGGGCCCGTTCGCCGACTTCACCGGTACGATCTCGGAGATCAACGCCGACCAGTCGAAGCTCAAGGTCCTCGTGTCGATCTTCGGCCGGGAGACCCCCGTCGAGCTCGGCTTCGACCAGGTGGCGAAGCTGTGA
- the secE gene encoding preprotein translocase subunit SecE, whose product MSREFKRDMERQKRRAEKEVDVTAEALPETKKKRTSPRQFTREIRGELKRVVWPSRKEVASYSIVVLVAVAVVTLFIFGLDQLFGEFALRIFS is encoded by the coding sequence GTGAGTCGCGAATTCAAGCGCGATATGGAACGGCAGAAGCGGCGCGCCGAGAAAGAGGTCGACGTCACCGCTGAGGCTCTGCCGGAAACGAAGAAGAAGCGCACGAGCCCCCGGCAGTTCACCCGGGAGATCCGCGGCGAGCTGAAGCGGGTGGTGTGGCCGTCGCGCAAAGAGGTCGCGTCCTACAGCATCGTCGTGCTCGTCGCGGTGGCGGTCGTCACGTTGTTCATCTTCGGCCTCGACCAGCTGTTCGGCGAGTTCGCACTGCGGATCTTCTCATGA